A portion of the Macaca mulatta isolate MMU2019108-1 chromosome 4, T2T-MMU8v2.0, whole genome shotgun sequence genome contains these proteins:
- the LOC106997811 gene encoding uncharacterized protein LOC106997811, whose protein sequence is MMAVAAAIKLALRPVLHTTWRWWQPRSFSWDGSPVCHCSHLNRSCRPRSSCSTEYAGAPPSWVGLQSPKLQLWIPASPCSWGSREQAESAFPGAAAAAAPTAAHLGLPLQEAGRSGGQAGALPLPSCQGGSSRAQLWPTLPGTGPGRLCSLHPWATHEGHPIPACSGEKLGLKVVTAIEVSNRRNRHPRDSITVCSHAQVGAKL, encoded by the exons ATGATGGCCGTGGCTGCTGCCATCAAGCTGGCTCTGCGGCCGGTGCTGCACACTACATGGCGCTGGTGGCAGCCCCGTTCATTCAGTTGGGATGGGAGCCCCGTGTGCCACTGCAGCCATCTGAACCGCAGCTGCAGACCCAGGTCGTCCTGCTCCACCGAGTACGCAGGAGCCCCGCCCTCTTGGGTGGGGCTACAGTCACCCAAACTGCAGCTGTGGATCCCAGCCTCCCCATGCTCTTGGGGGAGCCGGGAACAGGCAGAATCTGCCTTCCcgggtgcagctgcagctgccgCACCCACGGCCGcacacctgggcctcccactccAGGAAGCAGGCAGAAGCGGGGGACAGGCGGGAGCCCTGCCCCTTCCGAGTTGTCAGGGCGGGAGCTCCCGGGCGCAGCTGTGGCCAACCCTCCCAGGCACAGGACCGGGGCGTCTCTGCAGCCTGCACCCTTGGGCGACCCACGAAGGACACCCCATCCCCGCATGCTCAG GAGAAAAACTTGGGCTTAAAGTCGTTACAGCCATAGAGGTTTCCAACCGGAGAAATCGACACCCCAGAGATTCTATAACAGTATGTTCTCAcgcacaagtgggagctaagctatga